Proteins encoded within one genomic window of Companilactobacillus zhachilii:
- a CDS encoding TetR/AcrR family transcriptional regulator: protein MTNNLQRKKEKKQLILETALQTFTKQGYKKTSIAQVAKEAHSSQVTLYKYFPSKVALARAVIIKQIIDGYKACEDTLDSSNGTFAEKMEMMMSYGVNVADAIHDDFVVFMYNEFSGKNGDDSVMKTYNEYKHGFWKRLLDQGREEGAVNPDISDESAIIYLDMFVNYAMNPNPVNAHSAIEIKNHEKDLMHLFFYGVMGR from the coding sequence ATGACTAATAATTTACAGCGTAAAAAAGAAAAGAAACAGTTAATTTTGGAGACGGCACTTCAGACTTTTACTAAACAAGGCTACAAAAAAACCTCAATCGCGCAAGTTGCGAAAGAGGCTCACTCATCACAAGTGACATTATATAAATATTTTCCAAGCAAGGTTGCTTTGGCACGTGCAGTTATCATTAAACAAATTATTGATGGATACAAAGCGTGCGAAGATACTCTGGATAGTTCCAATGGGACTTTTGCGGAAAAAATGGAAATGATGATGTCGTATGGGGTGAACGTTGCTGATGCTATACATGATGATTTTGTCGTCTTCATGTATAACGAATTCAGTGGTAAAAATGGTGACGACAGCGTTATGAAAACTTATAACGAATACAAACATGGCTTTTGGAAAAGGTTGTTGGATCAAGGACGTGAAGAAGGCGCGGTTAATCCAGATATATCAGATGAGAGTGCCATAATTTATTTAGATATGTTTGTTAATTATGCGATGAATCCTAATCCAGTTAATGCTCATAGCGCAATTGAAATTAAGAATCATGAAAAGGATTTAATGCATTTATTCTTTTACGGTGTTATGGGCCGTTAA
- a CDS encoding putative ornithine decarboxylase — protein MNFLKIAIGNDVRINDAIEWSTVPFTSDIDVAELAAIVLNEHDTTAIEIAKNLQKTSGLGIPIIKINTTEVSEKEISPQANAYQSKMVPGFLTDLINFAEDRPISFTTPGHHNGQYYEKHPAGVVFNRFFGKNLMFADTSDTVDELGDTMTHGGTPLTAEQKAAKTYNADKVYFCTNGTTSANSICASALLAQDDLVLFDRNNHKSLYNSALVMSGAKPVYIPTDRNPLGLIGEMNPEALDEANIRKEIAKVDPKKAQAKRPFRLAIVQLETYDGVFYDAKWMIDKIGKLCDYILFDCAWGGFEQFVPIMKHLSPLSLEYGPDDPGILVTQSLHKQQAGLAQTSQILKKDAHLKGQDRYVDHKHFNNAYLKFVTSSYSYPIYASLTVNAYLTAGQGNRNWWDETLRTGIKWRKKLLKKSKLFRPLVPDNFAEISTNELATNSKYWALNPEDTWHGFNEIAKGQAMIDPLKITVITPGIDVKNAQYQETGIPGPVVAEFLMEKRIIRAKDDLNSLLFLLTPGDTEAELDTLLEAFLEFENFYQADAPLTEVLPKLAKQYPKRYAQYTLKQLCQEMHEYYRKNKTFTLQKELFAKKDMQDYTMTPAQADQLFMRNQSELVNLKDIKGRVAVEGALPYPPGVFIVAPGEKWADIDQTYFEVLVGAIERFPGFVPEIQGVYWNQAADGSISVQAEVLKNK, from the coding sequence ATGAATTTTCTGAAAATTGCCATTGGTAATGATGTGAGAATTAACGACGCTATCGAGTGGTCAACGGTACCTTTTACCAGTGACATCGATGTCGCCGAACTAGCTGCAATTGTTCTAAATGAACACGATACGACTGCTATCGAGATTGCTAAGAATCTACAAAAAACATCAGGACTTGGTATCCCTATTATTAAAATCAATACGACTGAGGTTTCTGAAAAAGAAATCAGTCCACAAGCAAATGCTTATCAGAGTAAAATGGTGCCGGGATTTTTGACTGATTTGATTAATTTTGCTGAAGACCGTCCGATTAGTTTTACGACTCCGGGGCACCATAACGGTCAATATTACGAAAAACATCCCGCTGGTGTTGTCTTTAATCGTTTCTTTGGTAAAAATTTAATGTTCGCTGATACGAGTGATACTGTCGATGAGTTGGGTGATACGATGACTCACGGTGGGACACCTTTAACGGCTGAACAAAAGGCTGCTAAAACTTATAATGCTGATAAAGTTTATTTTTGTACTAACGGAACGACTAGCGCCAATTCGATTTGTGCTAGTGCTTTGTTGGCCCAAGATGATTTAGTTTTATTTGATCGTAATAATCATAAATCACTTTATAATAGTGCTTTAGTTATGAGCGGTGCCAAGCCAGTTTATATTCCGACAGACCGCAACCCATTGGGCTTGATTGGTGAAATGAATCCTGAGGCTTTGGATGAAGCTAATATTAGAAAAGAAATTGCCAAGGTTGATCCTAAAAAAGCCCAAGCTAAGCGTCCTTTCCGTTTAGCTATTGTGCAATTAGAAACATATGATGGTGTCTTTTACGATGCTAAATGGATGATCGATAAAATTGGTAAGTTGTGTGATTATATTTTATTCGATTGTGCATGGGGCGGTTTTGAACAATTTGTGCCAATCATGAAACACTTGTCACCATTATCATTAGAGTATGGTCCAGATGACCCTGGTATCTTAGTGACGCAATCGTTACACAAACAACAAGCCGGTTTAGCTCAAACTTCCCAAATTTTGAAGAAAGATGCGCATTTGAAAGGTCAAGATCGTTATGTCGACCATAAACATTTCAATAACGCCTACTTAAAATTTGTGACATCAAGTTATTCTTATCCAATCTATGCTTCTTTGACCGTCAATGCTTATTTAACAGCCGGTCAAGGTAATCGTAATTGGTGGGACGAAACCTTGCGAACGGGAATCAAATGGCGCAAGAAATTATTGAAGAAATCTAAGTTATTCCGGCCATTAGTTCCTGATAATTTTGCAGAAATTAGTACAAATGAATTGGCTACAAACAGTAAATATTGGGCTTTGAATCCCGAAGATACTTGGCATGGATTTAATGAAATAGCTAAAGGTCAAGCGATGATTGATCCACTCAAAATCACCGTTATAACGCCGGGGATTGATGTTAAAAATGCTCAATATCAAGAAACCGGTATTCCAGGACCAGTTGTAGCAGAATTTTTAATGGAAAAGCGCATTATTCGGGCTAAAGATGACTTGAATTCACTCTTATTCTTGTTGACACCAGGAGACACTGAAGCGGAATTAGATACATTGTTAGAGGCCTTTTTGGAATTTGAAAACTTCTATCAGGCAGATGCACCATTAACCGAAGTTCTACCTAAGTTAGCTAAGCAATATCCAAAGCGTTATGCCCAATATACGTTAAAACAATTGTGTCAGGAAATGCACGAGTATTATCGTAAAAATAAGACCTTTACCCTCCAAAAAGAGCTCTTTGCTAAAAAGGACATGCAAGATTATACAATGACCCCAGCTCAAGCCGACCAGTTGTTCATGCGTAATCAAAGTGAGCTAGTCAACTTGAAAGATATCAAAGGACGAGTTGCTGTTGAAGGAGCACTCCCATACCCTCCAGGGGTATTTATCGTAGCTCCGGGTGAAAAGTGGGCTGATATAGATCAGACTTATTTCGAAGTCCTAGTCGGAGCCATCGAACGCTTCCCAGGCTTTGTGCCAGAAATTCAGGGCGTTTATTGGAATCAAGCAGCAGACGGCAGTATTTCAGTCCAAGCGGAAGTTTTGAAGAATAAGTAA
- a CDS encoding aminotransferase class I/II-fold pyridoxal phosphate-dependent enzyme: protein MALSWKEDLPKDLSEKIDKVEKMIRPRLDEIDQQVLYNQQRVLNLFRKHHVGEEDLVPSTGYGYDDIGRDKIEQIYADYFKVDDALVRPQFASGTHAISTALFSMLRPGNTLYYLTGTPYDTIQEVIGLAGNKPGNMGEYGINFKTTELLDDGSVDYDNAEKALKNDDSIKVVAIQRSRGYAVRDSFTVEKIAKMIKFVKSIRPDVNVFIDNCYGEFSEMEEPTFYGADIMAGSLYKNAGAGIVKSGAYIVGREDLVEGAGSRLTVPGAGKGEGATWGYLRDFYQGFFMAAHTTGEALKGMIFTSALCEEMGMNVSPKWDAPRTDIVQTVSFGKPEPMIAFCAAIQHYSPMNSFVDPIPSHQDGYEDDVVMASGSFVEGSTIELSSDGPIRPPYSLYIQGGLSYAHVQIAIAQAVRETFYK from the coding sequence ATGGCATTATCATGGAAAGAAGATTTACCTAAAGATTTAAGTGAAAAAATTGATAAAGTGGAAAAAATGATTCGTCCCCGTTTAGACGAAATTGATCAACAGGTGCTTTACAATCAACAACGTGTTTTGAATTTATTTAGAAAACACCATGTCGGTGAAGAAGACCTAGTTCCTTCAACGGGCTATGGATATGATGATATTGGTCGAGATAAAATCGAACAAATCTATGCTGACTATTTTAAAGTTGACGATGCACTAGTTCGTCCGCAATTTGCTTCTGGTACTCATGCTATTTCAACTGCTTTGTTTAGTATGTTGCGTCCAGGCAATACGCTTTATTATTTAACAGGAACACCCTATGACACGATTCAAGAAGTTATTGGTCTAGCTGGTAATAAGCCAGGAAATATGGGCGAATACGGCATCAATTTTAAGACAACGGAATTGTTGGACGATGGTTCGGTTGATTATGATAATGCCGAAAAAGCTTTGAAGAATGATGATTCGATTAAAGTTGTAGCCATTCAACGTTCCCGTGGATATGCGGTTCGTGATAGCTTTACTGTTGAAAAAATTGCTAAAATGATTAAATTTGTTAAGTCAATTCGCCCAGATGTTAATGTCTTTATTGATAATTGTTACGGTGAATTTTCCGAAATGGAAGAACCTACTTTCTATGGTGCTGATATCATGGCTGGTTCACTTTACAAAAATGCCGGTGCCGGAATCGTTAAGAGTGGGGCCTATATCGTTGGTCGAGAAGATTTAGTTGAAGGTGCTGGTTCACGTTTGACGGTTCCTGGTGCTGGTAAAGGTGAGGGTGCCACTTGGGGTTACTTACGTGACTTCTATCAAGGTTTCTTCATGGCAGCTCATACAACTGGTGAAGCTTTGAAAGGTATGATTTTTACATCAGCACTCTGTGAAGAAATGGGAATGAACGTTTCACCAAAATGGGACGCTCCTAGAACTGATATCGTGCAAACAGTCTCCTTTGGTAAGCCAGAACCAATGATTGCTTTCTGTGCCGCTATCCAACATTATTCACCAATGAACTCATTCGTTGACCCAATTCCTAGTCACCAAGATGGTTACGAAGATGACGTCGTTATGGCATCAGGTAGTTTCGTTGAGGGTTCAACCATTGAATTATCATCTGATGGTCCAATAAGACCGCCATATTCACTATATATTCAAGGTGGATTGTCATATGCTCATGTACAAATCGCAATTGCACAAGCAGTTCGCGAGACATTTTATAAGTAA
- a CDS encoding ABC transporter permease: MKSERFQRTFFLTRFSFKRDWSKLTIWALVLIGLFVGVAAKFTGLYGSKSAIDQIIKTLKTPAMVSLFGKMPAGPYTTADVFASEMTIFMAIIAAVMNFYFIIHNTRGEEESGILEMIQAHSVGRLSNLTAALLESFVFNFGIGLIYAVGLQFANLTGTNLNGNFLLGLGLGAAGFMFACIAAVIAQLTDNSRTTTIFSYLIFGVMYIARMITDVSHPKYTWFIPMGWVEKFSTYKDNNWLPVFLMLGLSLILILLAFYLNNHRDIGSGMIATKPGRATASVFLHDPLSLFWRLNRVSIIVWIVGIMILGATYGSVFNTIGDILKTNPMLKQLLNTQAINAANVLIIKEFLAILMIVFAALALVPGISLINYLKSGEAKGYLEIIHSKETSRFNLFFSIFGLATVTSIAVLFAGICGLYAGGNAVMNHHIAMSIFMRGFYGYLSPLLLMLGISAFLLGWLPKLTTLNYGYLVLAFFIQYFGKLLKLPDWTEKLTPFGFINHVPVKNFDVATFWWQIGIAVTLIIVGYIGYRRRDLIIN; the protein is encoded by the coding sequence ATGAAAAGTGAAAGATTTCAAAGAACGTTTTTCCTAACACGTTTTAGTTTTAAGCGTGATTGGTCTAAATTAACAATCTGGGCCCTTGTCCTAATTGGTTTGTTCGTCGGTGTAGCCGCTAAATTCACTGGTCTTTATGGTAGTAAATCAGCAATCGACCAAATTATTAAAACACTCAAAACACCAGCTATGGTTTCACTCTTTGGTAAAATGCCCGCTGGTCCTTATACAACGGCCGATGTATTTGCTTCCGAGATGACCATCTTTATGGCCATTATCGCGGCAGTAATGAATTTCTATTTCATCATCCACAATACTCGCGGTGAAGAAGAATCTGGTATTTTGGAAATGATTCAAGCCCATTCTGTCGGTCGTCTATCTAATTTAACAGCTGCTTTATTAGAAAGCTTTGTGTTTAACTTCGGTATTGGTTTGATTTATGCGGTCGGCCTACAATTTGCCAATTTAACTGGAACCAATCTCAATGGTAATTTTCTCCTAGGTCTAGGCTTAGGTGCTGCTGGTTTCATGTTTGCTTGCATTGCCGCCGTTATAGCGCAACTGACAGACAATTCCCGAACAACCACTATCTTTTCTTATTTAATCTTCGGCGTTATGTATATTGCCCGGATGATTACTGATGTATCACATCCTAAATACACTTGGTTTATTCCCATGGGCTGGGTCGAAAAATTTTCAACTTACAAAGATAACAATTGGTTACCCGTCTTCTTAATGTTGGGCTTATCTTTAATTTTGATTCTACTAGCTTTTTACCTCAACAATCACCGTGATATCGGTTCTGGTATGATTGCCACGAAACCTGGACGTGCGACTGCTTCAGTATTTCTTCATGATCCTTTATCACTATTTTGGCGTTTGAATCGTGTCAGTATCATCGTTTGGATTGTCGGTATCATGATCCTCGGCGCAACTTACGGTTCAGTATTCAATACCATTGGCGATATTTTGAAAACTAATCCAATGTTGAAACAATTATTAAACACCCAAGCTATCAACGCTGCTAACGTTTTGATTATTAAAGAATTCCTAGCCATCTTAATGATTGTTTTTGCTGCTTTAGCCTTAGTTCCCGGAATCTCACTGATTAATTATTTGAAATCAGGTGAAGCTAAAGGTTACTTAGAAATAATTCATTCTAAAGAAACCAGTCGTTTCAATCTATTCTTCTCTATTTTCGGACTGGCAACCGTTACAAGCATTGCGGTTTTATTTGCTGGAATTTGTGGTTTGTACGCAGGTGGTAACGCCGTTATGAATCATCATATTGCTATGTCAATCTTCATGCGAGGCTTCTATGGTTACCTATCACCATTACTTTTAATGCTTGGAATTTCAGCTTTCCTACTCGGCTGGTTGCCAAAATTAACTACACTAAATTATGGCTATCTAGTATTAGCATTTTTCATTCAATACTTCGGTAAGTTATTGAAATTACCTGATTGGACGGAAAAATTAACTCCATTTGGATTCATTAACCATGTACCGGTTAAAAACTTTGACGTCGCTACTTTCTGGTGGCAAATTGGCATTGCCGTTACCTTAATCATTGTTGGTTACATCGGTTATCGGAGACGTGATTTGATTATAAACTAA
- a CDS encoding ABC transporter ATP-binding protein, translating into MLNENVPTLHIDHLQKKFGKFQALKNITFDIYPGEVFGFIGPNGAGKSTTIRTILGILRASGGKATIFGKDVFKSSVEIHKRIAYVPGDVYLWPNLTGGEIIDLFLKLGHSHHSRKTDQLIKLFQLDPTKKARTYSKGNRQKVALIAAFSTDADFYIFDEPTSGLDPLNEEVFQNEVLKLKVAGKSVLLSSHILSEVEKMCDRIGIIRNGVVVETGTLDEMRHLTRTVVKVKTVQPTPELETLPGVHNVVMENNQSLTLSVDSEYLENTMSYLSQKQIISLQATPPTLEDLFMRYYDSTNGGTRHEK; encoded by the coding sequence ATGTTGAACGAAAATGTACCAACCTTACATATCGATCATTTACAAAAGAAGTTTGGTAAATTTCAAGCTCTAAAAAATATCACTTTTGATATTTATCCCGGGGAAGTTTTTGGTTTCATCGGACCTAACGGCGCTGGTAAATCGACAACTATAAGAACTATTTTAGGAATTTTGCGAGCTTCAGGTGGTAAAGCCACTATCTTCGGCAAAGATGTCTTCAAAAGCTCCGTTGAAATTCACAAACGTATTGCTTATGTACCAGGTGACGTTTATCTTTGGCCTAATTTGACTGGTGGTGAAATCATTGACCTCTTCTTAAAACTAGGTCACAGTCACCATTCCCGTAAAACTGATCAACTGATTAAACTATTTCAACTCGACCCCACGAAAAAAGCTCGAACTTACTCCAAAGGTAATCGACAAAAAGTGGCTTTGATTGCAGCTTTTTCGACTGATGCTGACTTTTATATTTTTGACGAACCAACTTCAGGACTAGATCCACTTAATGAAGAAGTTTTTCAAAATGAGGTTCTTAAATTGAAAGTAGCCGGTAAATCCGTACTTTTATCTAGTCACATTCTTTCAGAAGTTGAAAAAATGTGTGATCGTATCGGAATCATTCGTAATGGTGTAGTCGTTGAAACAGGTACCCTTGATGAGATGCGTCATTTGACTAGAACCGTTGTTAAAGTCAAAACGGTTCAACCTACACCTGAACTTGAGACTTTACCTGGTGTTCATAACGTCGTTATGGAAAATAATCAGTCTCTTACACTTTCAGTCGATTCCGAATATCTTGAAAATACAATGAGCTACTTGTCTCAAAAGCAAATCATCTCTCTTCAAGCAACCCCACCAACACTAGAAGACTTGTTCATGCGTTACTACGATTCTACAAACGGGGGCACTCGTCATGAAAAGTGA
- a CDS encoding endonuclease III domain-containing protein: MYKQITIYDLLEILSNKLGPQNWWPAENNEAMLSGMILIQNTNWKNVDRSLANLKQATNFETDKMLALSTEEMEQLIQPSGFFHNKAIYLRSILTAYRDNFDEWSKLPTPMLRKRLIAMKGIGNETADVLLLYYFHRPTFVADNYSMKLFTKLHTFTEKPTYIQLKNAVQHDFKFNSKQAEELHALIDEFGKLKSDYFDDYQLRLPYLTAHNTVKE; encoded by the coding sequence TTGTACAAACAAATTACTATTTACGACCTATTAGAAATTTTATCAAACAAGCTCGGACCCCAAAATTGGTGGCCGGCTGAAAATAACGAAGCCATGCTTTCGGGCATGATCTTAATTCAAAATACCAATTGGAAAAATGTCGACCGGTCATTAGCTAATCTAAAACAGGCGACCAATTTTGAGACAGATAAAATGTTAGCTTTATCAACAGAAGAAATGGAACAGTTAATTCAACCTAGTGGTTTCTTTCACAACAAGGCTATTTATTTACGCTCAATCTTGACCGCCTACCGCGATAATTTTGACGAATGGTCTAAATTGCCAACACCAATGCTACGTAAAAGACTCATTGCAATGAAAGGTATTGGTAATGAAACGGCTGATGTTTTATTACTCTACTACTTCCACCGTCCAACCTTTGTTGCTGATAATTATTCGATGAAATTATTCACTAAATTACATACCTTTACGGAGAAACCAACTTACATTCAATTAAAAAATGCCGTTCAACACGATTTCAAATTCAATTCTAAGCAAGCTGAAGAATTACACGCCTTAATTGATGAATTCGGTAAATTAAAGAGCGATTATTTCGACGATTACCAGCTACGTTTGCCTTACTTAACGGCCCATAACACCGTAAAAGAATAA
- a CDS encoding type II CAAX prenyl endopeptidase Rce1 family protein, which translates to MIAICEEYIYRGVLVPLSLKLTNNKLFISVLISSIGFAFAHIVNFEHGSFLMILSQIILAFGTGMLFGTLYLKSKNLSLVIILHFLSDLPLLASGGSATTLTNSQTYSLLMIVVVISLIACLISLVQLHGFKKKLAQHFI; encoded by the coding sequence TTGATTGCCATTTGTGAGGAATACATATATAGGGGAGTTCTAGTACCCTTGAGTCTAAAATTAACGAATAATAAATTATTCATATCGGTACTGATTAGTAGTATTGGTTTTGCGTTTGCTCATATAGTCAATTTTGAACATGGGTCGTTTTTAATGATTTTATCTCAAATAATTTTAGCATTCGGAACAGGGATGCTTTTTGGAACCTTATATTTGAAATCAAAGAATTTATCGCTTGTTATCATACTGCACTTTCTGAGTGACCTGCCTTTATTAGCTTCTGGTGGATCAGCTACGACACTTACCAATTCTCAAACCTACTCATTATTAATGATAGTAGTGGTAATTAGTTTAATTGCTTGCCTTATTTCTTTAGTTCAACTTCATGGATTCAAGAAAAAGCTGGCACAACATTTTATTTAA
- a CDS encoding LytR/AlgR family response regulator transcription factor — MSYPIIICEDDTVQLKNLRTLIENYLLFHNDFFQLDLSVQTPNEVLAYMNTTAPTDGTYILDIDLQAAINGIDLAEQIRKLDINGNVIFTTTHDEMAPTTLKRKVAAIGFIEKDQSIESYRDELYGTLTYIEKLANKSHAYQQQHFSFEVGNQLFNFDQDEVFSIESSPIPHQLVFTSKTGQYEFYGKLKELEKQYTFLFQLSRSCLINVVNVRKVDFPSRSVLLKNGTTKRFSIGKATKLRKAINAL; from the coding sequence ATGAGTTATCCCATTATTATTTGTGAAGACGACACAGTCCAACTGAAAAATTTACGTACCTTAATTGAAAATTATCTATTATTCCATAATGATTTCTTTCAATTAGATTTATCAGTCCAAACGCCTAACGAAGTTCTCGCATACATGAATACTACCGCCCCAACAGATGGGACATATATCTTAGATATTGACCTCCAAGCAGCTATCAACGGTATCGACCTAGCCGAACAAATAAGGAAGTTAGATATCAATGGTAACGTCATCTTTACAACAACTCACGATGAAATGGCGCCTACAACCTTAAAAAGAAAAGTTGCAGCAATTGGTTTCATCGAAAAAGACCAATCAATTGAAAGTTATCGCGATGAATTATACGGGACATTAACTTATATTGAAAAATTAGCTAATAAGTCTCACGCATATCAACAACAACACTTTTCGTTCGAAGTTGGTAATCAATTATTCAACTTTGATCAAGATGAAGTTTTCTCAATCGAATCATCTCCAATCCCTCATCAACTAGTTTTCACTTCTAAAACTGGTCAATATGAATTTTATGGCAAATTAAAGGAACTGGAAAAACAGTATACTTTCCTATTTCAATTAAGTCGTTCTTGTTTGATTAATGTTGTTAACGTCCGTAAAGTAGACTTTCCTTCACGTTCAGTTTTATTGAAAAATGGTACGACCAAAAGATTCTCTATCGGTAAAGCTACAAAATTAAGAAAAGCCATAAATGCATTGTAG
- a CDS encoding APC family permease: MESLEPNKKHYLSWPVIALIDFVTIISFENIFYPFQNQGLSVVISWIFLLFAYVIPYALISSQMSLTFDNQAGGLASWVRHSSNDTLGYWTSWMYWVQSVPYIVDVSNSVIVSFSWMFLGNNTLDDKMSPFWFGILTFVIILLFILLENVIKNSLELLSLIGGGAMFIMSALFVLLAGYAVMHGHHIATQPFNWGAFKPSFSLKYFSTTGLLIFAMSGAELAAPYVVQMRDPKHEFPKAMWLLAIMTGFLTIFGTLALAMFFNANHIPHDFKMNGPYYAFQLLGNSLGVGKLLMYIFAVVQAIFMMAQLAVLLDASSRVFAGDVADKFMPKWLTKKNKNGRPIHSYTMTTGLSLFLLLLTGTLPNINTIYNWLLNINGIISPYKTCWVFFAFVAMRWQQDKFHSDYTFIKNRTGALLVGGWCLAFTFICATLGFIPQEAKFGTGAFNHQLLLNFITVIVLFGLGFVMPWLRKREQRRAGLID; the protein is encoded by the coding sequence TTGGAATCATTAGAACCAAATAAAAAACACTATTTAAGCTGGCCGGTCATTGCCTTGATCGACTTCGTTACTATCATTAGTTTTGAAAACATCTTTTACCCTTTTCAAAACCAAGGTCTATCAGTTGTTATCTCATGGATCTTCCTACTCTTCGCCTACGTTATTCCTTATGCATTAATTTCTAGTCAAATGAGTTTAACTTTTGACAATCAAGCTGGTGGACTTGCTTCATGGGTCCGTCACAGTAGTAACGATACTTTAGGTTACTGGACTTCATGGATGTACTGGGTTCAAAGTGTGCCTTATATCGTCGACGTTTCCAACTCGGTTATCGTTTCATTCAGTTGGATGTTTCTTGGTAACAATACTTTGGATGATAAAATGTCACCTTTCTGGTTCGGTATTTTAACATTCGTTATTATTTTGCTTTTCATTCTTTTGGAAAATGTTATTAAAAATTCACTAGAATTGCTTTCATTGATTGGTGGGGGTGCAATGTTCATCATGTCTGCCCTCTTCGTACTATTAGCAGGTTACGCCGTTATGCATGGTCACCACATCGCTACCCAGCCATTTAACTGGGGTGCTTTCAAACCATCGTTTAGCTTGAAATACTTCTCAACGACCGGACTATTGATTTTCGCCATGTCTGGTGCTGAATTAGCTGCTCCTTATGTTGTGCAAATGCGTGATCCTAAACATGAATTTCCTAAAGCTATGTGGCTTTTGGCTATCATGACTGGATTCTTAACTATCTTTGGTACCTTGGCCTTAGCAATGTTCTTCAATGCTAACCATATTCCACATGATTTCAAGATGAACGGTCCTTACTATGCTTTCCAACTTCTTGGTAATAGTTTGGGTGTCGGTAAATTATTGATGTATATCTTCGCCGTTGTACAAGCAATCTTTATGATGGCACAATTGGCTGTCCTCTTGGATGCTTCAAGTCGTGTCTTTGCTGGTGATGTCGCTGACAAATTCATGCCTAAGTGGTTAACTAAGAAAAACAAAAACGGTCGTCCAATTCACAGTTACACAATGACAACTGGTTTAAGTTTGTTCCTACTGTTATTGACCGGTACTTTGCCAAATATCAATACCATTTATAACTGGTTACTAAACATTAACGGAATTATTTCACCATATAAGACTTGTTGGGTCTTCTTCGCCTTTGTCGCAATGCGCTGGCAACAAGATAAGTTCCATTCTGATTACACATTTATCAAGAATAGAACCGGTGCCCTTTTAGTCGGTGGCTGGTGTTTAGCCTTTACCTTTATCTGTGCTACTTTAGGATTCATCCCTCAAGAAGCTAAGTTTGGTACAGGAGCATTTAACCATCAATTACTATTGAACTTCATTACAGTTATCGTCTTGTTCGGCCTTGGCTTTGTTATGCCTTGGTTGCGTAAACGTGAACAACGTCGCGCTGGTTTAATTGATTAA
- a CDS encoding GHKL domain-containing protein: MLEQLDNLSQYTKQLDKDQKEMHKFKHDFKNILSSLNTIALSNDNPNLKKSLTELEGYSSQYFSNISMDDFKDLEYISNIYIKSLLISKLKTIKANGITCYFECKNDISHIDLNIFDLIRILGVSIDNAIEETAHQANGKIQIILINKNNQIDIIIKNTITKSIPINQIQQYGFSTKKKHEGLGMVNIQDIKQKYRNLLIHYNVLDKWFYTQISIINKGVIK, from the coding sequence ATGCTTGAGCAATTAGATAACCTCAGCCAATACACTAAGCAACTGGATAAAGATCAAAAAGAAATGCATAAATTTAAGCACGACTTTAAAAATATTCTCAGTAGTCTTAATACGATTGCCCTATCCAATGACAATCCCAACTTAAAAAAATCTTTAACCGAACTGGAGGGATATTCTTCCCAATACTTCAGTAATATCTCTATGGATGATTTTAAAGATTTGGAGTATATCTCAAATATTTACATCAAGTCGCTACTTATAAGTAAATTGAAGACTATCAAAGCTAACGGAATCACTTGTTATTTCGAATGTAAGAATGATATTTCCCATATTGATTTGAATATCTTTGATCTAATCAGAATTCTTGGAGTATCAATTGACAATGCAATCGAAGAAACAGCCCACCAGGCCAATGGAAAAATCCAAATTATTTTAATCAATAAGAACAATCAGATTGATATCATCATAAAAAATACTATTACTAAATCAATTCCTATCAATCAAATCCAACAATATGGCTTTTCAACCAAAAAGAAACATGAGGGCTTAGGAATGGTCAATATTCAAGACATCAAGCAAAAATATCGAAACCTATTAATTCACTACAACGTTCTTGATAAATGGTTTTACACCCAAATTTCGATTATCAACAAAGGAGTTATAAAATGA